The nucleotide window AGAGCGACATCGGCAGGTTGTTGCAGAAGGTGACCACACTCGAAACCAACGGCGTCTCCTTCGACATGAACTCGGCCGCCGTCATCGTGGTCTTCGGGACGTCGTCCGAACCTCGTTCCGCCTTCGATTCGCTCATACCCGTTTCCCGCTCGTCGCCATCGGTCCCGCCTCAATTGAATCGGAGCGCCGTCTCCTTCCAACGGTCGTACACCCGAAAATTCATGTTCCAAAACGGTGCGTGCCGCATGCAGGCGTGACTCGTGCTCGCCTCCATCGAGCTTCCGAGCTGGCACACCCACGCCCGAACCAACCGGTCGAACCCCGCGTGCTCGTACCGGTCGCGAAGGCGTTCGAGCAGAAACTTCGTGCAGACCGGCTGACCCGCCGCCATCGGAAGATCGAAGGACAGCTTCTCCGCCAGACACCCTCCGTAACACACCTCCCTGAACTCACACGTCGAACAGATCCCGTCCAGACGATTCCGCATCCCGGCGAACAATGCGTCCATCTGCCGGCCCAATCGTTCGAAACTCTCCGGACCATCGAACACCACCCGCGGCACGTCCGGATGCCCCGCAATCAGCGGGCACGGCACGATCTCCCGGTTCGGCCGGATCCCGAAAAAGCGCCGGCCCGCCATGCACCGCCGCGTGGTCAACGCCGGTATCGAGGCCGGAGCCGCCGCGGCCGCCGGGTCGGGCCAGTCCAATGCATCGGCATGGGTGAGGGCGAAGTCAATCAGACTGGCCAGCAGGTGCTCGTGCAGCTCGGAGGTGACCCGCGCCGCCTTCCCCTTGTTGACCCTCGAAACCGGCACGCAACGGACAAACGCCACCTTCTTCTCGACACACATCCGCAGGATGTCCGGCACCGCCTCCACATTCCCCTCGCTGACGGTCACGCCGACGCCGACATTGATCCCGTGGCGCACCAGGAGATCGATCTTCTCCATCGTCGTGTCGAACGTCCCCTCCCCCCTCAGCCGGTCGTGTGTTTCCCGATCCGGCCCATCGACACTGATGCGAACCCGCAGGCGCCAGAACGGCCTCAACCGCGCAATGCGGGTCTCGTCGAGCAGGCCGCCGTGCGAGAGAATCGTGATCCAGTAACCCAGGCGATGGGCAAAATCGAGCACCTCGAAGATGGGCTTGTAGAGGAATGGCTCGCCCCCGGTGATCGACACATAACGGTTATTCTCCTGGTACGCAGCCCGCAGGATCGAACACACGTCCTCGAAACCAATCCGGGGCGCCTCCGGCTCGTCCCAGTTGAAGCAATACCGGCACCTGAGGTTGCAGGCGTCGGTCAGGTACACGTCCAAGGCCATCTTGCTACCATTCCCCCCTCAAGGTGGGGAGCCCCGGCACGCGGCCATCAGCCCCCGCCGACCGCCCCCAGGGGAACGAGGAATTGCGTCTTGATCTCGTCGGTGGTGGCCACCGTGTCCGGATCGGTCAGCAGGCGCAACGCCACCGGCCATGTGGGCTCCAACGGAGCCTGCGCGGCCGTTCGCGCGACCTGCGAAATCTCCGAGTGAATCGCCGACAAACGTTCGTACTCACCCGCGTGGGTGTAGAGCACCGTCCGATCGAACCCGACCTCACGCAGTCGCAGCGGCTCCTTCACGTCGGCACGCCGCACCAGTGGCAACCCGATCTCCATCTCAACCTCCCTCACCAGGTCGGGATTGCTGTACACCAACGCCAAGGGCGCCGTCGCGGCACCGGCCAGCGATTCCCCAAGGCCTTGTTCTTCGAACGCCGCCATGAACTGCTTCAGAAACTCTCCGATCCGCTCGATGGGGCCCACGAACCGTTGCGAAGCCAGCAGGTACTCGACCCGCCCCGCCGCCCCGACGGCGTCCGCCACCCGTTTCCTCTCGTCGTCGGTCAGCGCAGGCGGCCGCACGACCGGGACAACGAGGTCCGTATGAATCAGGTCGGGCTCGACCGTTCGGGGATCGTTCATCAACCGAAGCCACACCGGGAATGTCGGCCGACTCCCTTCGGGCAACGCCTTCTCGATCTCCTCGAACACCTGGTTCAGCCGCTCGTACGGACCCATGTGCGAACACCGCACCGCCACCGGTTCGAGGAATCGTTCCAGGGTCAGGGGGTCCCGCGGTCGCAGCGCACCCGGAACCGTCAACCCGATGGCCATCGGAACCTCGGCCATGCCCCTCGGATCCTGGTACACGATCACCACGGCCTTCGACTCGAAGCCCTCACGGGTCAACAACGCCTCATCCAGACCCTGCGCTGCAAACTCGCGCGAGAACGCCTCGAGGAGGGCCTCCACCCGCTGGAATGGTGCCGTGACCCTCCGGACGACGGCCCATTGGCCCACCGGCCCAGCCTCGTTCGCCGCGGCGCGGATGCACTCGATATGCTCTTCATCCAATCCTCCTTGTTCCTGGGAAAAGGCCGTCGCCCCCACGAGGAATAACGCCCCCGCCAGCAGTGACGCCCCCGCCAGCAGTGCGGTGAACCCTGCGCCCGCTCCCAGGCGAACGCTTCGAACGAACAAAGTTAGGTCTTTCACAATGGGTGTCCTCCAAGACCGGACCCACCGGCCTCCAACAGGGATTAGCCGCGGTTGGGTTTCGCCGCGGTTGGGGGTTGGGTTTCGCCGCGGCTTACCAGCAGCAACTCGAACAACAACTGCAGTGGCCCCCGCCGCAAGTCGAACTCGCGCCCGGGACCAGGACGATACTCTGCACGCCCAAATCGCACGTGGACCCGATCTGGTGCGAAAACTCAATCAAGGTAGTGTTCATATCGATCCTCGAACGGCTTGCCAATATGGTCTTTGCCAACGACGGCCGCCGTTCGGCCCCTCTCTCGGGTCACCCCACGGCAAGCTCCCAACCTCCATGTGTTCTATCCGTGAATCGCCGTGTGTGTAGAAAACGGTCCGGATAAAGTCAATTCATATCTAATAAAATGCCGGGAAATAAACTCCGCCCTGGATCGACCGCCTCGGGCTGCCTGGACTGCGGCGCTCCAGAACCGGTGCGCCGGCATCGCCTCCGTCCCGGACGACTCGTGGAGGCACCGGCGCTTATCTTCAAGAGAAGAATCCGCTTGACGCGTTGGACCGGCCGAGTGCTACGGTCCGAACCTCACGAAAGGAGTGCTTGTGGGTATTTCGTCCGACCGGTTCGACTGTCATCCCGACTCCGGCTCGTTGCTCCCTGCGGTGTCCCGACCCGGGTTGCGACCGGTGCCGGAACCTCACCCGGACACCGCACCGCCCCGCCGCGTCTGTCGCACATCGGCCGTGCTTTCCATTGCCGCGGCGATCTCCGTCGTCCTGCTCCTCGGCTCCGGCAAACTCGCCGCGCAGTCCGATTCTCCCGACCGGTTGGCATTCGTGTACACCCACCAGATCGAGGTGAACTGTCAGGATGCCGTGGCAACGCAGTCCGGGTGGATCGACGTCAAGACGGGAAGTTATGGTTTCGATTATGTCATCAAGAAATTCATCCCGGGCTATCGCTGGGAGGTTGCTAGCCCCGTAACCCTGGCCACCTCCAGCGCGGGTCCCATCGCGGCCCTGCAAATCGATGGCGCAAGCAACCTCCTCTCACTCACCGGCGGCGCGCTGAAATACTCGGCATTGGTGACCGCAAAGGGCCCGCTGATGGACCTGCGAACGCGGATTTTCGTGGAACGAAGGGGTGACGTCGTTTACGCGAACCTGCACACGCGCGGAAAGTCCGACCTGCCCGACCTGACGACCCTGGTCTCGCCCATGGTCGTGACGCAGACCCCAAACCCGGGCGGCGGATTCACCGAGCGCGGCGTGAAGGTGATGTTCGCCGCCGACGGAACCCGCCTCGAGAGCGAATTCGAGGCGGTCTACACAGGTGTGGACCTCCCAGGCCCGCAGGTGCGCACCGTCGATATTGCCTTCGTTGACATGGCCCCCGATCGTTCGTGCGGGCGCTTGAATCTGACCAGCGAGGTCCGCCCGGCCACTCCTGCCGTGGCGCCTGCCATCGACATCGCGCGCCGCGACGCGTCCACGGTGCGACTCCACTGGCAGGGCTCCTCGGCATGCGCCATCGAACGGGCCGAGTCGATCTCCGGACCCTGGGTGGGCAGCGATCTGGTCCCGCAGTGCGTGGACGGAACATGTGAGGCCTTCGCGCCGACAACCGGCGCCGGAGCCTACTATCGCCTTCGTTGCGCCAACTGACGCTCCTCTCCTGGCTCCGCTCGTTGGACAGGACAGGTTTCCCCTGCGCAAACCTGGCCGGGATCTAAGAGCGCATGAAGGGTCGATGAGCCACGACCCGATACCGCCTGGCATCCGATACCGCCTGGCATCCAATAGCACCCCTCGTGACCCGCGTTGAAGCGCGGTTGTCGAATGTAAGCACTCACCCCAGCACCCCGGGAATGGGCCGTGCCCCTCCCGCCACACCGGTCAGCCGTTCCTGCCGTCCGGCCACCTCGAAGTGCAGCGCCTCGTGGTCCAGCCCCAAGGCATTCAAGACCGTCGCATGCAAATCCCGGAAAGGGACCGGCTGATCCGCCGCCATCAACCCGATCTCGTCCGTCGCCCCGATCCGCGCCCCCGGACGAGTGCCCCCGCCCGCCAGCCACACGGTGAACCCGGCGGCATTGTGCTGACGCCCACG belongs to Verrucomicrobiia bacterium and includes:
- a CDS encoding radical SAM protein — translated: MALDVYLTDACNLRCRYCFNWDEPEAPRIGFEDVCSILRAAYQENNRYVSITGGEPFLYKPIFEVLDFAHRLGYWITILSHGGLLDETRIARLRPFWRLRVRISVDGPDRETHDRLRGEGTFDTTMEKIDLLVRHGINVGVGVTVSEGNVEAVPDILRMCVEKKVAFVRCVPVSRVNKGKAARVTSELHEHLLASLIDFALTHADALDWPDPAAAAAPASIPALTTRRCMAGRRFFGIRPNREIVPCPLIAGHPDVPRVVFDGPESFERLGRQMDALFAGMRNRLDGICSTCEFREVCYGGCLAEKLSFDLPMAAGQPVCTKFLLERLRDRYEHAGFDRLVRAWVCQLGSSMEASTSHACMRHAPFWNMNFRVYDRWKETALRFN
- a CDS encoding GyrI-like domain-containing protein translates to MKDLTLFVRSVRLGAGAGFTALLAGASLLAGALFLVGATAFSQEQGGLDEEHIECIRAAANEAGPVGQWAVVRRVTAPFQRVEALLEAFSREFAAQGLDEALLTREGFESKAVVIVYQDPRGMAEVPMAIGLTVPGALRPRDPLTLERFLEPVAVRCSHMGPYERLNQVFEEIEKALPEGSRPTFPVWLRLMNDPRTVEPDLIHTDLVVPVVRPPALTDDERKRVADAVGAAGRVEYLLASQRFVGPIERIGEFLKQFMAAFEEQGLGESLAGAATAPLALVYSNPDLVREVEMEIGLPLVRRADVKEPLRLREVGFDRTVLYTHAGEYERLSAIHSEISQVARTAAQAPLEPTWPVALRLLTDPDTVATTDEIKTQFLVPLGAVGGG